In Pelodiscus sinensis isolate JC-2024 chromosome 2, ASM4963464v1, whole genome shotgun sequence, the following proteins share a genomic window:
- the CCDC201 gene encoding coiled-coil domain-containing protein 201: protein MSEEEDSFLNVKRSSKKAAVKHSTPVDSMFSQSMLSLVDMTNPSMREQNINKRLYGSPMPKTSFQKQASSQEQQKHLDKLISQVTFPRKLSTVFDPEESGHEMSHSSWAVVPRRRLSTVLASEESSEAPSLKTMFTPIISVAAEVPDEPSKKTAKVTPKSAFAWLVSEIPGIKDPTVRKRRKRTFEKKLLEAKQQEWELRQLKNIDEATRHELTIEDV, encoded by the exons ATGTCGGAAGAAGAAGATTCTTTCTTAAATGTCAAAAGATCTTCGAAAAAGGCAGCGGTGAAACATAGTACTCCAGTGGATTCAATGTTCTCCCAAAGTATGTTATCTCTGGTGGACATGACGAATCCATCTATGAGAGAACAAAACATCAATAAGAGACTTTATGGGTCTCCAATGCCAAAAACATCCTTCCAGAAGCAAGCATCATCCCAAGAACAACAAAAGCACCTTGACAAGCTCATTTCTCAAGTCACTTTTCCAAGAAAGCTTTCCACTGTATTCGACCCAGAGGAATCGGGTCATGAGATGAGCCACAGTTCTTGGGCTGTAGTTCCTAGAAGAAGACTTTCAACAGTTTTGGCTTCCGAAGAATCCAGTGAAGCGCCAAGCCTCAAGACAATGTTTACCCCTATAATAAGTGTAGCAGCTGAAGTCCCTGATGAACCATCTAAGAAGACAGCCAAAGTAACtcctaaaagtgcttttgcatgGTTAGTTAGTGAAATTCCTGGTATAAAAGATCCCACagtaagaaaaagaagaaaaaggacaTTTGAAAAAAAACTATTG gAAGCAAAACAGCAAGAATGGGAATTACGGCAGCTTAAAAATATTGATGAGGCGACTAGACATGAGCTGACAATTGAAGATGTTTGA